The following are encoded together in the Oceanobacillus zhaokaii genome:
- the addB gene encoding helicase-exonuclease AddAB subunit AddB → MGLQFIIGKSGTGKSGRMLDEIKEKLIQDPVGRPIFYIVPDQMTFQQEYTLFLDKELQGSIRGQVVSFSRLAWRILQETGGGTKQFISTVGIQMMLRKIIEEKHGEWLTFQKAMEKQGFLKQLETMITEFKRYQVTPEIIHMQIEQMKQFVHKEAGEEALTRKLEDLVYIYEKLVHALKDNYIDSEDQLQLLANKIPDTNLLDGAEIYFDGFHRFTPQELIVVEALMKKCKSVKITLTMDIPQEDVTELDLFYQTTQTYETLQQIAAENQIMIEEPIVMGTEKGKFRERPYFYHLEEHFDTRPSPAFNGKVPIQIAEAVHPRAEVEGAAQEVIRLVREEDYRYQDIAILIRQTDVYHDLIQTIFRDHNIPVFIDEKRTMLNHSLIEFIRSVLDIVEGNWRYDAIFRVLKTGFIPSADRDNPLTNDAIDELENYVLEYGIRSRERWNGEQQWKFQRFRGFDHATQTTTEKNTQTRINQYRYQVVRALQSFDVQIRQAKTVRELCETMYLLLETLGVPERLEEMRQQFDEQGEIEKGREQEQVWNAVIQLFDEMVEMAGDEKMKLATFRATLDAGFETLKFSHVPPSIDHVIVGTIDRSRMSEVKCAFLLGVNDGVWPMKPSNDGMINELERELLAGQGIKLADSSKRQLLDDWFYMYLAFTAAEDHLWVSYPLSDGEGKAKMPSQLIGRLENLFPDCKEHLLLQDPDELYEADRFITTPVKTRAALTAQLARNRKGYPVKGIWWHVYNWYVENHEKNSTTNQILQSLYYQNMPIDLEEDTVEELYPKQVKASVSRLETYYRCSYQHFAKYSLNLKERQTYKLDAPDIGMLFHEAIKIITEWIKADGKDFAQLRKRDTDQYAEKAVVTLAPILQHQILHSSNRYKYIGKKLQEIIARAAYILSEQARQSNFSPVGLELGFGEGETLPPLSMQLPNGFELMLRGRIDRVDKGLNNEQLYLRIIDYKSSSKGLNLVEVYYGLALQMLAYLDVVLSHSEKWLGVKATPAGVLYFHVHNPMISGTQKMSEDKIEQEIFKDYKMKGLLLSNEQVVQMMDTSLSTGTSQVVPAGFKNDGAFNHHSKVASKDTFSSLQTHIHQLMMQAGVDMTAGGVHLNPYQHKQHIACTHCPFLSVCQFDPLLEENNYRKLQDMKDDEILEKLSKEVESDG, encoded by the coding sequence ATGGGACTCCAATTTATTATTGGGAAATCTGGCACTGGAAAAAGTGGCAGAATGTTAGACGAGATAAAAGAAAAGTTAATTCAAGATCCTGTAGGCAGACCGATTTTCTATATTGTGCCGGATCAAATGACTTTTCAACAAGAATATACTTTATTTCTAGATAAGGAATTACAGGGAAGTATTCGTGGGCAGGTGGTTAGCTTCTCACGACTAGCTTGGCGAATTCTCCAAGAGACTGGTGGAGGAACAAAGCAATTTATCAGTACAGTTGGAATCCAGATGATGCTGCGGAAAATTATCGAAGAGAAACATGGCGAATGGCTGACGTTCCAAAAAGCAATGGAAAAACAAGGATTCCTAAAACAGCTGGAAACAATGATCACCGAGTTTAAACGGTATCAGGTTACACCAGAAATAATCCATATGCAAATTGAACAAATGAAGCAATTCGTACATAAGGAAGCGGGGGAAGAAGCATTAACCCGAAAATTAGAAGACTTAGTGTATATCTATGAGAAACTAGTACATGCATTAAAAGATAACTATATTGATAGTGAGGATCAGCTGCAATTATTAGCAAATAAAATTCCTGATACCAATCTCTTGGATGGTGCGGAAATATATTTTGATGGGTTTCATCGGTTCACTCCACAGGAACTAATTGTTGTAGAAGCATTAATGAAGAAATGCAAATCAGTAAAAATCACCTTAACAATGGATATACCACAAGAAGATGTAACAGAGCTCGATTTATTTTATCAAACAACGCAAACATATGAAACACTGCAGCAAATTGCTGCTGAGAATCAAATTATGATCGAAGAGCCAATTGTGATGGGGACGGAAAAAGGTAAGTTTCGTGAACGACCGTATTTCTATCATTTGGAGGAGCATTTTGATACAAGACCATCACCAGCTTTTAATGGAAAGGTACCGATTCAAATTGCGGAAGCTGTTCATCCTCGCGCAGAAGTTGAAGGAGCAGCACAAGAGGTAATTCGTCTTGTTCGTGAGGAGGATTATCGATATCAAGATATCGCCATTCTGATCAGACAAACAGATGTTTATCATGATTTGATCCAGACCATCTTTAGAGACCATAATATCCCAGTATTTATTGATGAAAAAAGAACGATGTTAAACCATTCCTTGATTGAATTTATTCGCTCTGTACTGGATATTGTAGAAGGGAATTGGCGCTATGATGCAATCTTCCGAGTACTTAAAACTGGCTTTATTCCTTCTGCAGATAGAGATAATCCTTTAACCAATGATGCAATTGATGAGCTCGAAAACTATGTGCTCGAATATGGAATTCGTTCCCGTGAGCGCTGGAATGGTGAGCAACAATGGAAATTCCAACGGTTTAGAGGATTCGATCATGCAACGCAAACAACAACAGAAAAAAATACACAAACAAGGATTAATCAATATCGTTATCAAGTCGTTCGTGCTCTACAATCCTTTGATGTGCAAATCAGACAGGCAAAGACAGTAAGAGAATTATGCGAAACGATGTATCTATTGCTGGAAACGCTCGGTGTTCCTGAAAGGTTAGAGGAGATGAGGCAGCAGTTCGATGAGCAAGGTGAAATTGAAAAGGGAAGGGAACAGGAACAGGTTTGGAATGCAGTCATTCAACTATTTGATGAAATGGTAGAGATGGCTGGCGATGAGAAGATGAAGCTTGCTACATTCCGGGCGACATTGGATGCAGGATTTGAAACGTTGAAATTCTCACATGTTCCCCCAAGTATTGACCATGTCATCGTTGGTACGATTGACCGTTCGAGAATGAGTGAGGTAAAATGTGCCTTTTTACTCGGAGTGAATGATGGTGTATGGCCAATGAAACCATCAAATGATGGAATGATTAATGAATTGGAAAGAGAGCTACTAGCAGGTCAAGGTATAAAACTTGCTGACAGTAGCAAACGACAATTGCTTGATGATTGGTTTTATATGTATCTCGCGTTTACAGCGGCAGAGGATCATTTATGGGTTAGCTATCCATTAAGTGATGGAGAAGGGAAGGCAAAGATGCCTTCACAATTAATCGGCAGATTAGAAAATCTATTTCCTGACTGTAAGGAACATCTGTTATTACAGGACCCTGATGAACTATACGAAGCAGATCGATTTATTACGACACCTGTAAAAACGCGTGCTGCATTAACAGCTCAGCTGGCGCGTAATCGAAAAGGCTATCCTGTAAAAGGAATCTGGTGGCATGTTTATAATTGGTATGTCGAAAATCATGAGAAAAATAGTACAACAAACCAAATTTTACAGAGTCTATATTATCAAAATATGCCGATTGATTTAGAAGAAGATACGGTAGAGGAGCTATATCCGAAGCAAGTGAAGGCTAGTGTCAGTAGGTTAGAAACATATTATCGCTGCTCGTATCAGCATTTTGCAAAATATAGCTTAAACTTAAAAGAAAGACAAACATATAAACTAGATGCGCCAGATATTGGGATGCTATTCCATGAGGCAATCAAAATTATTACCGAATGGATTAAAGCAGATGGAAAGGATTTCGCCCAATTAAGAAAGAGAGACACCGATCAATATGCCGAAAAAGCGGTAGTGACACTAGCACCAATTTTGCAGCATCAAATCTTACATAGCTCAAATCGTTATAAATATATCGGTAAGAAGCTTCAAGAAATTATTGCGAGGGCTGCTTATATTTTAAGTGAACAGGCACGTCAAAGTAACTTCTCACCGGTAGGATTAGAGTTAGGGTTTGGGGAAGGAGAAACGCTTCCACCATTATCGATGCAGCTGCCCAACGGATTTGAGCTTATGCTGCGTGGAAGAATTGACCGCGTTGATAAAGGGCTAAATAATGAACAGCTTTATTTAAGAATCATTGATTATAAATCAAGCTCCAAAGGACTAAATTTAGTAGAAGTATATTATGGACTTGCATTACAAATGCTTGCATATTTAGATGTTGTATTATCCCATTCAGAAAAATGGCTAGGTGTAAAAGCAACGCCAGCTGGAGTACTTTATTTCCATGTTCATAACCCGATGATTTCAGGTACACAGAAAATGAGTGAGGATAAAATTGAACAGGAAATTTTTAAGGATTATAAAATGAAGGGTCTCTTATTGTCTAATGAGCAAGTTGTACAAATGAT